A section of the Neofelis nebulosa isolate mNeoNeb1 chromosome 12, mNeoNeb1.pri, whole genome shotgun sequence genome encodes:
- the LOC131491964 gene encoding procathepsin L-like: protein MHPSFFLATLCLGIASAAPQVNQSLDEQWSQWKATHGKLYSMDEEGQRRAVWEKNMQMIEQHNREHSQGKHSFTMAMNGFGDMTSEEFKQVLNDLKIQKHKKGKVFQAPLFAEIPSSVDWREKGYVTPVKNQGDCHSCWAFSATGALEGQMFRKTGKLVSLSEQNLVDCSWTHGNKGCHGGLMDKAFQYVKDNGGLDSEESYPYHARNESCKYKPENSVANVTAFWSVINKEDGLMTTVATVGPVSAAVDASLNSFQFYKKGIYYDPKCSNKRLNHGVLVVGYGFEGEESDNKKYWIVKNSWGANWGKHGYILMAKDRDNHCGIATMASFPIV, encoded by the exons ATgcatccttccttcttcctggctACCCTTTGCCTGGGAATAGCGTCAGCTGCTCCACAAGTCAATCAGAGCTTAGATGAACAATGGTCCCAGTGGAAGGCAACACACGGGAAACTATATAGCATG GATGAAGAAGGACAGAGGAGAGCAGTGTGGGAGAAGAATATGCAAATGATTGAACAGCACAATCGGGAACACAGCCAAGGGAAACACAGCTTCACAATGGCAATGAATGGTTTTGGTGACATG aCCAGTGAAGAATTCAAGCAGGTGTTGAATGACCTTAAAATCCAGAAACACAAAAAGGGGAAAGTGTTCCAAGCACCTCTCTTTGCTGAGATCCCTTCATCTGTGgactggagagagaaaggctaTGTAACTCCCGTGAAGAATCAG gGTGACTGTCATTCTTGTTGGGCTTTTAGTGCAACTGGTGCCCTTGAAGGACAGATGTTCCGGAAAACTGGCAAACTTGTTTCACTGAGTGAGCAGAACCTGGTGGACTGCTCTTGGACTCATGGCAATAAGGGCTGCCATGGTGGCCTAATGGATAAAGCCTTCCAGTATGTTAAGGACAATGGGGGACTGGACTCAGAGGAATCCTATCCATATCATGCACGG AATGAATCCTGCAAATACAAGCCTGAGAATTCTGTTGCCAACGTGACTGCCTTCTGGAGTGTCATAAACAAGGAGGATGGCCTAATGACCACAGTGGCAACTGTGGGGCCTGTCTCTGCTGCTGTAGATGCAAGCCTGAATTCCTTCCAGTTCTATAAAAAAG GCATTTATTATGATCCAAAGTGCAGCAATAAACGCCTGAATCACGGTGTTCTGGTGGTTGGCTATGGCTTTGAAGGAGAAGaatcagataacaaaaaataCTGGATTGTCAAGAACAG CTGGGGTGCAAATTGGGGCAAACACGGCTACATACTCATGGCCAAGGACCGGGACAACCACTGTGGAATTGCCACCATGGCCAGCTTTCCTATCGTGTGA